GGACGGGCATTACCCGAGCTATAACCAGCGAGATCGCTCGGATTACTACCGACCCTATCGACCTGAATAACGTGGCTTGGCTTCGTTCGCCTTCACTGGGGGCGAGGCTGAACTAGGTATCGCCGCGCTGCATCGAGTTCGTTCTGCACCGGCGGATCGGTATGGATTTGTAGCGGATGCGATTGCGGCAGACCAAAGCCACGTTTGCCAACCAGCAGCGCTTCGCCGCTCCAATGCGTCATAAATTTTTCGGCCGACATGCGGACGTTGCCGCGCAGCGGATCGGCAAGGAAAACGCGATCATCAACCGATCCTTTGAGCACCACAAAATGCTTGAATTCCTCGCGCACTAGTCGCACGATGACCGGCGCTTTGAGCCCCGGAATCTTGTCGGCAGGAAGTCGAATGACGGCTGCTAAATAACCCAATGCCTTGCAGCACAGGAACAGATCGTTCATCGAGAGACCGTTCTCCTGGCGATCCTTCACCTCATCGGCTTCCATCTTGCCGAGGATCTCTTTCAGGATCTTCGCTTCGCTAATGTCGTCTTGAAAGTAGTACTGAAAAATTGTCGCAAGCGTGGCAGCTCCGCAGGAATAGTCCTGCGCTTGCATCACGACATTTTCGCGCTGCAAGCTGGTCCAGCTACGAACCGACTTGCGAGCCAAAGGCTGTTTGGGACTTCGAAGAATCGGCACCTCGAGTG
This window of the Pirellula staleyi DSM 6068 genome carries:
- a CDS encoding C39 family peptidase, giving the protein MRRQSNDRLERRAFLAAVVLVLPLAGAQATLADTPLEVPILRSPKQPLARKSVRSWTSLQRENVVMQAQDYSCGAATLATIFQYYFQDDISEAKILKEILGKMEADEVKDRQENGLSMNDLFLCCKALGYLAAVIRLPADKIPGLKAPVIVRLVREEFKHFVVLKGSVDDRVFLADPLRGNVRMSAEKFMTHWSGEALLVGKRGFGLPQSHPLQIHTDPPVQNELDAARRYLVQPRPQ